In the genome of Streptomyces fagopyri, the window CCGCGAAGATCGCACAGAAGGACGAGCGGACGCCGCGTGCGTGCGGGGACGGGGCGAGCCCGTGTCCCGCGGGGGCTCACCCCGTCCCCGCACCCCGGAGCGGATCCGGTCTACGCGGGAGCCATCAGCAGCGGTCGTGCGCGCTCCCGCAGTTCCACCACGCGCGGTTCGTCGCCGTACGGCTCCAGCCGGTGGAGCAGGTCCTTCACGTACTCGGTCGTGCGCGCCGAGGAGATGCGTCCGGCGACCTCCACCGCCCGTACGCCCTGCTCGCACGCCGCGTCCAGATTGCCCGACTCGAGCTCGGCGACCGCCGACACCACCAGACGCAGACCGTGGGAGCGGACGAACTCCTCCGTCGGCTTCGACAGCGCCTGCTCGGTGAAACGGCGGACCTGGCGCGGCGCCTTGAGGTCGCGGTAGCACTCCGCCGCGTCGGCGGCGAACCGGTCGTAGGAGTAGAAGCCGAGCCAGGACGGATCGTGGTCGCCGTCCCGGGCCCGCTCCAGCCAGCCCTCCGCGGCCCGCAGCGCCCCGCCGGCCGCGTGGGCGTCCCCCGCACGCGCGTGGGCGCGCGCCTCGACGAGGCGGAAGAAACTCATCGTGCGGGCCGTGGCCAGGCCGCGGTTGCGTTCCAGGGCGGCCTGGGCGAGGTCGACGCCCTCGTCGCCGAAGCCCCGGTAGGTCGCCTGGAGGGACATGGAGGCGAGCACGTAGCCCCCGAGAGGGACGTCCGCGGCCGCTCGCGCCAACCGCAGCGCCTGGATGTAGTAGCGCTGCGCCGCCTCCTGCTGGCCCGTGTCGAAGGCCATCCAGCCGGCGAGACGGGTGAGTTCGGCGGACGCCCCGAAGAGCGCCCTTCCGACCTCGTCCGAGTACGAGCCGAGCAGCAGCGGAGCCGCCTCGACGCGCAGACACTCCGGCACCATCGACGAACGCCAGTCGCCACCTCCGTACTTGGAGTCCCAGCGCCTGGCGTCCTCGGCTGCCTCGCGGAGCTTCTGCACGTCGCTGTGGCCGACTTTCAGTGGCGCTCCGGAGCCCTCGGCAGGGTTCGCGTCCCGCGCCACCGAACTGTCGGCCGGGGTTATCAGCCAGCGGGAGGCGGGGGTCGCGTAGGCGCTCACGGCGAAGGAACCGGCCAGTGACTGCCAGATGCCGCCGCTGCCGGCCCGGCGCCCGGCGAGATCGAGGCGGTACAGATCGGTCGCCGACCGCACCGCCTGCCCGACGTCCCGGGGGAAGGCGAGGCCCACTTCGGGCGCGGGATCCGCGTCCGCCAGGCCGATCTCGTGGAGCGGCACCGGGCGGCCGAGCTTCTGTCCGATGGCGGCCGCGA includes:
- a CDS encoding MFS transporter, yielding MSREQRGPNEKLGAVLALAGISNAGLARRVNDLGAQRGLTLRYDKTSVARWVSKGMVPQGAAPHLIAAAIGQKLGRPVPLHEIGLADADPAPEVGLAFPRDVGQAVRSATDLYRLDLAGRRAGSGGIWQSLAGSFAVSAYATPASRWLITPADSSVARDANPAEGSGAPLKVGHSDVQKLREAAEDARRWDSKYGGGDWRSSMVPECLRVEAAPLLLGSYSDEVGRALFGASAELTRLAGWMAFDTGQQEAAQRYYIQALRLARAAADVPLGGYVLASMSLQATYRGFGDEGVDLAQAALERNRGLATARTMSFFRLVEARAHARAGDAHAAGGALRAAEGWLERARDGDHDPSWLGFYSYDRFAADAAECYRDLKAPRQVRRFTEQALSKPTEEFVRSHGLRLVVSAVAELESGNLDAACEQGVRAVEVAGRISSARTTEYVKDLLHRLEPYGDEPRVVELRERARPLLMAPA